A window from Culex pipiens pallens isolate TS chromosome 3, TS_CPP_V2, whole genome shotgun sequence encodes these proteins:
- the LOC120414619 gene encoding coatomer subunit epsilon-like: MSRQSNEVDELFDVKNSFYIGNYQHCINEANKIGKPSLEKDVFLYRAYIAQHKYRVVLDEIKPSNDTPLLALRHLAEYLSNRSRKEAIVSLFDDKFKQDINSLDVIWIIVGSIIYCNEGTYETALKILHGNFNLECLSLQLQCLLNMSRVDLAKQVLATMQEKDDDATLTQLSQAWLNIQLGGEKLQDAFFIFQDFCDKFSPSLLLLNGQAVCYIGLQKYEDAENVLRECLNRDPNNYDTLINLLALSQQKEKNNSLFNRYLSQVLDEHKDSALVATYNKKQSEFDRLVMQYGPSNSTDAQDIVV; encoded by the exons ATGAGCCGCCAATCGAACGAAGTCGATGAGCTATTCGATGTGAAGAATTCCTTCTACATCGGCAACTATCAGCACTGCATCAACGAGGCGAACAAGATTGGG AAACCATCGCTCGAGAAGGACGTCTTCCTGTACCGGGCTTATATCGCGCAGCACAAGTACCGGGTCGTGCTGGACGAGATCAAGCCCAGCAATGACACTCCGCTGCTGGCGCTGCGCCACCTGGCCGAGTACTTGTCCAACCGGTCCCGCAAGGAAGCCATCGTGAGCTTGTTCGACGACAAGTTCAAGCAGGACATCAACTCGCTGGACGTGATCTGGATCATCGTTGGGTCCATCATCTACTGCAACGAGGGAACTTATGAGACGGCTTTGAA GATTCTTCACGGAAACTTCAACCTGGAGTGTTTGTCGCTGCAGCTGCAATGCTTGCTGAACATGTCGCGGGTTGATCTGGCCAAGCAGGTGCTGGCTACGATGCAGGAGAAGGACGATGACGCCACGTTGACGCAGCTTTCGCAGGCCTGGCTGAACATCCAGCTGGGCGGTGAGAAGCTCCAGGATGCCTTCTTCATCTTCCAGGACTTTTGCGACAAGTTTTCAccttcgctgctgctgctgaacggCCAGGCCGTGTGCTACATCGGTCTGCAAAAGTACGAAGATGCCGAGAATGTGCTGCGGGAGTGTTTGAACCGTGACCCGAACAACTACGACACGCTGATCAACCTGCTGGCGCTCTCGCAGCAGAAGGAGAAGAACAACAGTCTGTTCAACCGGTATCTGTCGCAGGTGCTGGACGAGCACAAGGACAGCGCCCTGGTGGCCACCTACAACAAGAAACAGTCCGAGTTTGACCGGCTGGTGATGCAATATGGGCCGTCGAACAGTACCGATGCCCAGGATATCGTCGTTTGA